GCATGCCAGAGCGATCTCGGCCAGGTCGGTCTTCAGCAGCGGTAACACGGCTTGCGTCTCGGGATCGCCGAAGCGGCAGTTGAACTCCAACACCTTTGGACCTTCTCGCGTGAGCATTAGGCCGGCATAGAGCACGCCTCTGTAGGGCAAGCCCTCCTGGGCCATGCCGCATGCCGCCGGCTGCAGAATACGCGACACGCAGTGTGCAACGTCCTCGCGACTCATGAGCGGCGAGGGGCAGAATGCGCCCATGCCACCGGTGTTCGGTCCTCGGTCGCCGTCGAAGGCGCGCTTGTGGTCTTGCGCGGGCAGCATTGGAACGACTGTCTCGCCATCGCAGAACGCCATCAGCGAGACCTCAGGGCCTTCCAGCCGCTCCTCGATCACCACCCGGTCGCCGGCGGCGCCGAAGGTGCGATCCACCATGATGGCGTGTAGCGCGGCGCGGGCTTCATCTGCGTCGCGCGGCACGATCACCCCTTTGCCCTGGGCCAGCCCGCTGGCTTTGACCACCACTGGATAGTCCACCAGCCGCAGATGGCGTTCGGCCTGCGCAAAATCGTCGAAAATGGCGAAGCGTGCGGTCGGGATGCCGTGGCGGGTCATGAATGTTTTGGCAAACGCCTTCGAGGATTCGAGCTGCGCGGCGGCTTGGCTGGGGCCGAAGGCGGTCATGCCTGCGTTCGCCAAGTCGTCCACGAGTCCATCGGCCAGCGGCGCTTCCGGTCCGACGATGACCAGTTGCGCGTCGTGGGATGTGAGCGTAGGTTTGCGCGCAGGGTCATATGGGATCAACACGGCGCTATGGCCATCCTGTTCCAGTTTCCATTTCAGCGCGTGCTCGCGCCCGCCGGCGCCGATGATGGCGATGTGCATGTTGGGTTAGAGGTTACACGTTGGCACGTTGCGCGTGAGCAATGTGGCGCTAGCCGAACACGCCCTCGAACACCTGTTTGTCGGGCACGACTTCGATGGGCAACGGATACCGGCCGGTGAAGCAGGCGTTGCAATAGCCGCCGGCGCGGCCGATCGCGCGCATCATGCCTTCCAGGCTAAGGAAGGCGAGCGTATCGCAGCCGAAGTGCTCGCGCATCTGCGCCACGCTCATGCGATGGGCGATCAGCTCGTCGTGCGTGGCCATGTCCACGCCCATGTAGCACGGGTGGGCGATGGGCGGGCAGGTGATGCGCAGGTGGATTTCGCGTGCGCCGGCCTCGCGCACCATCTTCACCAACGGCCCGCTGGTGTTGCCGCGCACGATGCTATCGTCAATCAGGATGACACGCTTGCCCTGCACGTTCTCGGCCAGCACGTTGAACTTGAGCCGCACGCCGCTCTTGCGCAGCCGGTCGCTGGGCTGGATGAAGGTGCGGCCGATGTAGCGGTTCTTGATCAGCACCTCACTGATCGGCACGCCGGACTCGCGCGAGTAGCCCATGGCCGCCGGCGTGGCGCTGTCGGGCACGCCGCACACCACGTCGGCGTCCACGTGGCTCTCGCGGGCCAACTGTATGCCGAGTTGTTGGCGCACGTGGTGGATGACGTGGCCGTCCCAGATGCTGTCGGGGCGGGCGAAGTAGATGTGTTCAAAGGTGCATAGCGCACCACGCTCCGGCGCGACAGCCTGGGTGCGATGGAAGCCGTTTTCGTCCAGCCGGACGATCTCGCCTTGATGCACCTCGCCTTCGTAGGTCGCGCCGATGGTGCTGAGCGCGCACGACTCGGAGGCTACGGCCAAGCCCCCCGAGCCGTTGCCGCCATGTGTCGCGGGCAGCCGGCCCCAGACCAGCGGCCGGAAGCCCCACGGATCGCGCGCGGCGTAGATCGCCCGCGGTGTGAGGACGACGATCGAGTATGCGCCATACCACCGGCGCATGCACGCGGCGATGCGCTGTTCCATCGTCTCACCGGGCGCGCCGGCCAGCATCAGCGTCATCACTTCGCTGTCCGACGACGACGTGAGGCCGATGCCGCGTTGCAACAAGTCGCGGCGCAACTGCGGCGCGTTGATCAAGTTGCCGTTGTGCGCCACGCCCAACGGTCCGTGCAAGGTCTCGATCAAGTAGGGTTGTGCGTTGCGCAAATACGCGCCGCCGGTGGTGCTGTAGCGCGTGTGGCCGATGGCGAACTCACCCTTCAACGGCGCCAAATTCTCTTCGGTGAAGACGTTGCTCACCAGCCCCATCGCTTTGTGGATGTGGGCGACGCGGCCATCGGATGAGCAGATGCCGGCCGATTCCTGGCCACGATGTTGCAGGGCGTGCAACGCGAAGAACGTTACGCGCGCCGCCTGTTCGCCGGGTGTATATGCGCCGAATACGCCGCATTCATGGCGGGGTTTGTCCAGATCAGTCATGTTTGCTGTCGTGCCGTTCGTCACTCGTCTTCGCCGCCGCGCGCGCCAGCCGGTCGGCAATTGCCTCGCCCAGCCCGACGCGCGGCACCTCGGTCACCAAGATGACGTCCACACCGGCACTGTCGAGCGCGCGCAGGCCGGCATACAGGTTGCGTGCGACGTCGCTCATCGCCTCGCCGAGCACGAACTGCGGATGTACATTGTCGCATGCTTCGCGTTGGCTTTCCAGGATCAGCAGACCGGTTTTTAGGCCTCGCGCCGCAAAGGTCGCACGTCGGGCGAGCACGTCATCGGTGTCGCGGCATAGCACCAGCTTCGCCCGCGGCGCGTAGTGCGAGGGCAACATGCCGGGGGAAGGGAGGGGATGAGAGGAGATGAATCTCCGATCTTCAATCTCTAATCGCTTGCCAATTCCGGCCAGCACGGCCTCGATATGCTCGCGCGTCACGCCGCCCGGTCGCAGGATGCGCAGCGGGTTGCTGGTCAAATCCAGCACCGTGGACTCGACACCGATGGGAGTGGGGCCGCCGTCCAGCACCAGGTCAATCCGGCCGTCCAGGTCGTCGAGCACGTGTTGCGCCGTGGTGGGGCTGACGTGGCCGAAGCGATTGGCGCTGGGCGCGGCGATGGGGACGCCGCTGGCGCGGATCAGCGCCTGCGCCACAGGGTGATCCGGCATGCGCACGGCGACCGTGTCGAGACCGGCCGAGACGATGGGCGGCACGTTTTGGCTGCGCGGCAGCACCAGCGTGAGCGGGCCGGGCCAGAAGGCGCGCGTCAATGTTGCGACGAGTGTTGGCAGGTTGGCCGGGTCCGTTAGGTCGGTCAGATCGGTCAAATCGGTCGGGTCGGCGATGTGGACGATGAGTGGGTCGTTCAGCGGGCGTTGTTTGGCTTCGAAGATCCGTGCAGCGGCGCGCGCATCGAACGCGTTGGCGCCAAGGCCGTACACGGTCTCGGTGGGGAAGGCCACCAGCTCGCCCGCCCGGATGGCTTCCGCCGCTTCGCGGATCGCCTCACGCCCTTCTGGCGATTCGACATCGCTGATCCACAGCCTTCTCGTCACAATCTCCAATCCCCAATTACCAATCACCAATCACCAGTTACCCATCCCCGCCAAAATCCGCTCGTTCACCGGATACGCCCCGGGGACGAATGTCTGGCCGGTGATCATCTCGTAGGCCTGGATATAGCGTCGGCAGGCGGCGGCGACCAGCGCGTCGCTCATCGGCGGCGGCGCGCCTTCGCCGCGGTAGCCGCGCTCGGTATACCACAGCCGGACGAACTCCTTATCGAAGTGAATCGGTTCGCCCGCTGGGGAGATCTGCCAGAAGCGCGACGAATCCGGCGTGTGCACTTCGTCAATCAAGGTCAACTCGCCGTCACGGTCGCCGAACTCGTATTTCGTGTCCACCAGCGTCAGGCCGCCCTGGGCGCAGATTTCGCTGCCGCGCGCGAAGAGCGCCAGCGCCGCGCGCTCGATTTGTGCATATACGTCTTCTGGCACCAGGCCGCGCGCAATGATCTCGTCGCGGGTGGTGCGTTCATCGTGCGCCCCCGCGACGGCCTTGGTCGTCGGCGTGATGATGGGATGGGGCAGGCGGTCGTTTTTGCGCAAGCCGTCCGGCAGCCGGACGCCGTAGAGTTCGCGCTCGCCGCGGGCATAGAGCGTCCATAGCGAAGTGGCCGTCACGCCGGTGATATAGCCGCGCACGACGATTTCCACCGGCCAGGGCCTGCAGACCTTGACGATGCTCACGTTCGGGTCGGGTACCTCCAGCAAATGATTCGGCACGATGTCGCGTGTGCGCTCGAACCAGAAGGCGGACAGTTGGTTGAGCACTTGTCCTTTGTAGGGGATGGCACCGAGGATGCAGTCGAAGGCCGAGAGGCGATCGGTTGCAACGAGCGCGCGCCGGCCGCCGGGCAAGTCGTACCAGTCGCGCACCTTGCCAGCGTGTCGCGGCCCCAGCGGCAGGTCGCTTTGCACAAAAGGAGTGGGAAGTTTCATGATCGGCGCTATGCACTCGAATTGTAAGGCGGAAGCTTCATCCTCCTCATCGGGTGCAGTTTCGTGCACGGAAGGTTCAACCCTTGAATTTCTCTCATCCTACGCTCAGGTATAATTTCGTAAATTCACGCCGAAGGAAAGACACCGGAAGTATGGAGAATCAAGGAACCCCCCAACAGGCCAACAACCCGAAGCAGGGGGAAGATGATTTTTCGCAGTTGCTCGACCAGTTCCAGGCGAAGGTGAGCAACTTCGAAAAAGATCAGCTTGTGTCGGGGCGCATCATTTCGATCACCGATCGCGAGATCCTGGTCGAATTGGGTGCGAAGTCCGAGGGCATCGTATCCAGCAAAGACATCGAAGCGCTTCCCAAAGATGTGCGCAGCAGCCTGAAGGTGGGTGACGAGGTCTTCGCCTACGTCGTGCAGCCGGAAGACCAAAACGGCAACGTCGTGCTCTCGATGAGCAAGGCGATCTCGGAGAAGGACTGGCGCTATGCCGAAGAGCTGTTTGAGAAGCAAGAGGCGATTGAAGCGATGATCGCCGGCTTCAACAAGGGTGGGGTCATCATCAAGGTGGGCCGGCTGCGCGGCTTCGTGCCGGCTTCTCAACTCAGCCTGGCGCACCAACGGATGCTGGGTGATGAGAGCCTGCCTCCCGAGCAACGCTTCCAAAAGCTGGTCGGCCAGAAGGCGCTGATCAAAGTGATCGAGCTGGATCGTGAGCGCAACCGTCTGATCTTGAGCGAGCGCGCCGCCAGCAAAGAAGCGCGGCAAGCCCAAAAGGAGAAGCTGCTCGGCAGCATCGAAGTCGGCCAGACGTTGGAAGGCGTCGTCAGCAGCGTCAAAGACTTCGGCGTGTTCGTAGATTTGGGCGGCGCCGACGGTATGATCCACCTGACCGAACTCTCCCACACGCGCATCAAGCATCCGAGTGAGGTGGTGAAGGAAGGTGACAAGGTCAGCGTCAAGGTGATCAACGTCGAGCGAGACACCGGCCGCATCGGCCTGAGCCTGAAGGCGCTCGCGCCGGACCCATGGCAGGCGATCGGCAAGAAATACAAGCCAGGCCAGTTGCTCGAAGCCGAGGTGATCAAGGTGCATCCCAAGCACGGCGTCTTCGCCCGCTTGAAGGACGACGAAGCGATCGAGGGGCTGATCCCGCTCAGCGAACTGAGCGACAAACCGATCAACAGCCCGCGTGAGCTGGTGAAGGAAGGCCAAATACTCACCTTGCGCGTGCTACGCGTCGAGCCGGAGCAACGCCGCATTGCGCTCAGCCTGCGGCGGGTGAACCGGCCGGAGTATGCAGACGCAGACTGGCGGGCCGAAGCGCTGGACGAAGACCGAACCTCCCTCCCGGACGTCGTGGATGACTCGATCAGCGATAGTAGCGAATCTGTCGCTGAACCATCGCCTGCGGATGCGGATTGAACGGCAAGGGCGCAACCGGATTGCGCCCTTGCGCTTTTTCGCCGTCAAGCCTTCGTCGGCGTGCTCTACTTCGTTACTTTGTGTTAAGGTCGCTCTAATAGCATGGATTAAGATTCCAAGAGAGGTGAACCTGTGGCAGGCAAAATAGACCGCTTCAACCAACGCGCACGGCGCGTCTTGCAAATCGCGAACGACGAAGCCGAACGCTTGTCCCACAACTACATCGGCACCGAACATCTGCTGTTGGGAATCGTCAAAGAAGAGAATGGCATCGCCGGCCGGGTGCTGCGCGAATTGGGCGCCAAGCCCGACCGCGTGGCCGAGATGGTCGAGCGAATGACGGGCGCCGGCCGCCGCGCCCCGTCCAGCAAGCCCGACCTCACGCCGCGTACCAAGCAGGTGTTGGAGTTCGCCGTGGAGGAAGCGCGTAAGC
The window above is part of the Candidatus Roseilinea sp. genome. Proteins encoded here:
- the purC gene encoding phosphoribosylaminoimidazole-succinocarboxamide synthase gives rise to the protein MKLPTPFVQSDLPLGPRHAGKVRDWYDLPGGRRALVATDRLSAFDCILGAIPYKGQVLNQLSAFWFERTRDIVPNHLLEVPDPNVSIVKVCRPWPVEIVVRGYITGVTATSLWTLYARGERELYGVRLPDGLRKNDRLPHPIITPTTKAVAGAHDERTTRDEIIARGLVPEDVYAQIERAALALFARGSEICAQGGLTLVDTKYEFGDRDGELTLIDEVHTPDSSRFWQISPAGEPIHFDKEFVRLWYTERGYRGEGAPPPMSDALVAAACRRYIQAYEMITGQTFVPGAYPVNERILAGMGNW
- the purD gene encoding phosphoribosylamine--glycine ligase, with translation MHIAIIGAGGREHALKWKLEQDGHSAVLIPYDPARKPTLTSHDAQLVIVGPEAPLADGLVDDLANAGMTAFGPSQAAAQLESSKAFAKTFMTRHGIPTARFAIFDDFAQAERHLRLVDYPVVVKASGLAQGKGVIVPRDADEARAALHAIMVDRTFGAAGDRVVIEERLEGPEVSLMAFCDGETVVPMLPAQDHKRAFDGDRGPNTGGMGAFCPSPLMSREDVAHCVSRILQPAACGMAQEGLPYRGVLYAGLMLTREGPKVLEFNCRFGDPETQAVLPLLKTDLAEIALACIEGRLHAQPVEWHAGACACIVLASGGYPGAYRKGLPIHGLDAVPDDVMIFHAGTRRTPDGWVTDGGRVLGVAARGDTLNDALQHAYAGVAHIFFEGMHYRRDIGAAWLRRG
- the purF gene encoding amidophosphoribosyltransferase codes for the protein MTDLDKPRHECGVFGAYTPGEQAARVTFFALHALQHRGQESAGICSSDGRVAHIHKAMGLVSNVFTEENLAPLKGEFAIGHTRYSTTGGAYLRNAQPYLIETLHGPLGVAHNGNLINAPQLRRDLLQRGIGLTSSSDSEVMTLMLAGAPGETMEQRIAACMRRWYGAYSIVVLTPRAIYAARDPWGFRPLVWGRLPATHGGNGSGGLAVASESCALSTIGATYEGEVHQGEIVRLDENGFHRTQAVAPERGALCTFEHIYFARPDSIWDGHVIHHVRQQLGIQLARESHVDADVVCGVPDSATPAAMGYSRESGVPISEVLIKNRYIGRTFIQPSDRLRKSGVRLKFNVLAENVQGKRVILIDDSIVRGNTSGPLVKMVREAGAREIHLRITCPPIAHPCYMGVDMATHDELIAHRMSVAQMREHFGCDTLAFLSLEGMMRAIGRAGGYCNACFTGRYPLPIEVVPDKQVFEGVFG
- a CDS encoding threonylcarbamoyl-AMP synthase codes for the protein MIGNWGLEIVTRRLWISDVESPEGREAIREAAEAIRAGELVAFPTETVYGLGANAFDARAAARIFEAKQRPLNDPLIVHIADPTDLTDLTDLTDPANLPTLVATLTRAFWPGPLTLVLPRSQNVPPIVSAGLDTVAVRMPDHPVAQALIRASGVPIAAPSANRFGHVSPTTAQHVLDDLDGRIDLVLDGGPTPIGVESTVLDLTSNPLRILRPGGVTREHIEAVLAGIGKRLEIEDRRFISSHPLPSPGMLPSHYAPRAKLVLCRDTDDVLARRATFAARGLKTGLLILESQREACDNVHPQFVLGEAMSDVARNLYAGLRALDSAGVDVILVTEVPRVGLGEAIADRLARAAAKTSDERHDSKHD
- a CDS encoding 30S ribosomal protein S1; the protein is MENQGTPQQANNPKQGEDDFSQLLDQFQAKVSNFEKDQLVSGRIISITDREILVELGAKSEGIVSSKDIEALPKDVRSSLKVGDEVFAYVVQPEDQNGNVVLSMSKAISEKDWRYAEELFEKQEAIEAMIAGFNKGGVIIKVGRLRGFVPASQLSLAHQRMLGDESLPPEQRFQKLVGQKALIKVIELDRERNRLILSERAASKEARQAQKEKLLGSIEVGQTLEGVVSSVKDFGVFVDLGGADGMIHLTELSHTRIKHPSEVVKEGDKVSVKVINVERDTGRIGLSLKALAPDPWQAIGKKYKPGQLLEAEVIKVHPKHGVFARLKDDEAIEGLIPLSELSDKPINSPRELVKEGQILTLRVLRVEPEQRRIALSLRRVNRPEYADADWRAEALDEDRTSLPDVVDDSISDSSESVAEPSPADAD